A single window of Hippocampus zosterae strain Florida chromosome 15, ASM2543408v3, whole genome shotgun sequence DNA harbors:
- the pitrm1 gene encoding presequence protease, mitochondrial: protein MFRQTKAVVEKLRHVRSRGLHLSWRQRSTAAAEKKALQYTAGQQMHGFTVKEVVAVPDLFLTAIKLTHDTTGAQYLHAARDDPNNLFSVQFRTTPMDSTGVPHILEHTVLCGSQKYPCRDPFFKMLNRSLSTFMNAFTASDYTMYPFSTQNAKDFQNLLSVYLDAVFFPCLREQDFWQEGWRLENEDPTDASSPLVFKGVVFNEMKGAFSDNERLYAQHLQNKLYPDHTYSVVSGGEPLAIPNLSWEQLKHFHATHYHPSNARFFTYGDLPLEQHLKQIDQEALSKFQRIHPNTQVPSQPHWTGPREEHVTCSPDAMAPDATRQNTLCVSYLLGDITDTFEAFTLSLLSSLMTSGPNAPFYKALIEPKIGTDFSSVVGYDGSTKEASFSIGLQGMAEDDAERVKNIIHRTIDDIIQTGFEDERIEALLHKIEIQMKHQSTNFGLSLASYIASSWNHDGDPVELLQISNSVLKFRQALRENPRFLQDKVQHYFKENTHRLTLSMSPDDSYLDKQASAEERILQEKISALSDSDKKDIYENGLQLLDAQSKTQDASCLPALKVSDIAPTIPITPVHMTEADGVPLQLCEQPTNGLVYFRAMCSLNTLPEDLKLYVPLFCSVITKLGSGSMDYRQQAQQMDLRTGGMSVSTQVIPDCTHMDMFEQGVLLSSSCLERNLPHMFRLWGDIFNSPRFDDQERLRVLVMMSAQELANGISDSGHVYAMTRAGHLLTPAGELLETFDGMDQVKFMKRIAEMSDLTPVLRMLPRIKKHLLNPNSMRCAINATPQQTSESVAHLESFMKDVAGNRKRFKAVRPNVVERPLDVRNVSGASRTLVAHPNFQPCHMKTFIQMPFPVNFVGESVRTVPYSHEDYASLCVLGRMMTAKFLHGEIREKGGAYGGGARMGGGGLFSFYSYRDPNSVQTLSAFSKGVNWVKSAKFTQQDIDEAKLSVFSTVDSPVAPSSKGMSVFLSGINDEMKQRHRERLFDVTRENLLDVAERYLSVGNKTCGVSILGPENDVIKKDPSWVVK, encoded by the exons ATGTTTCGCCAGACGAAGGCGGTGGTCGAGAAACTTCGACATGTCCG TTCAAGGGGCCTGCATCTTTCATGGAGACAGAGGAGCACTGCAGCAGCAGAAAAGAAGGCCCTTCAATACACAGCCGGGCAACAAATGCATGGATTTACAGTTAAAGAG GTTGTGGCAGTGCCTGACTTGTTCCTCACTGCCATCAAGTTGACTCACGACACAACAGGAGCTCAGTACCTGCACGCGGCCAGAGATGATCCCAACAATCTCTTCAG TGTGCAGTTCCGGACCACCCCTATGGACAGCACAGGGGTCCCTCATATCCTGGAGCACACCGTGCTGTGTGGGTCCCAAAAGTATCCGTGCCGAGATCCATTCTTCAAAATGCTCAACAGGTCCCTATCCACCTTCATGAATGCCTTCACAG CCAGCGACTACACCATGTATCCATTCTCCACGCAGAATGCAAAAGACTTCCAGAATCTTCTTTCTGTCTACTTGGATGCCGTCTTCTTCCCGTGCTTGCGGGAGCAGGATTTCTg GCAGGAGGGCTGGAGGCTGGAAAACGAAGACCCAACCGATGCCAGCTCGCCTCTGGTCTTCAAAGGTGTGGTCTTCAACGAGATGAAAGGGGCTTTT TCGGACAACGAGCGTCTGTACGCTCAGCACCTCCAGAACAAACTTTATCCTGACCACACATACTCGGTGGTGTCCGGCGGAGAGCCGCTAGCCATTCCCAACCTCAGTTGGGAGCAGCTCAAGCATTTCCACGCCACGCACTACCACCCAAGTAATGCCAG GTTCTTCACGTATGGTGATCTTCCTCTGGAGCAACACCTGAAGCAGATTGACCAGGAGGCGCTGTCCAAGTTTCAACGCATCCACCCCAACACTCAAGTCCCGTCTCAACCGCACTGGACCGGCCCG AGGGAAGAGCACGTCACCTGCAGTCCCGACGCAATGGCTCCCGACGCCACGCGACAGAACACGCTGTGTGTCAGCTACCTGCTGGGAGA CATCACCGACACCTTCGAAGCCTTCACCCTCAGCCTGCTGTCTTCTCTGATGACATCCGGTCCCAACGCTCCCTTCTACAAAGCTCTCATCGAACCCAAAATCGGAACAGACTTCTCCTCCGTGGTCGG GTACGACGGCAGCACCAAGGAGGCGTCGTTCAGCATCGGCCTGCAGGGGATGGCCGAGGACGACGCGGAGAGAGTCAAGAACATCATACACCGGACCATCGATGACATCATCCA GACCGGTTTCGAGGACGAGAGGATCGAGGCGCTCCTGCACAAGATCGAGATCCAAATGAAGCACCAGTCCACCAACTTTGGCCTCTCCTTGGCTTCG TACATCGCATCTTCGTGGAACCACGACGGCGACCCGGTGGAGCTTCTGCAGATCAGCAACAGCGTCCTTAAGTTTAGACAGGCCCTGCGAGAGAACCCGCGTTTCCTCCAGGACAAAGTCCAACACTACTTTAAG GAGAACACCCACAGACTCACCCTCTCCATGAGTCCCGACGACTCCTACCTGGACAAGCAGGCCTCCGCCGAAGAGCGCATCCTCCAGGAGAAGATTAGCGCTCTGTCTGACAGCGACAAGAAGGACATTTACGAGAATG GTCTTCAGCTGCTGGACGCTCAAAGCAAAACACAGGACGCATCATGTCTGCCCGCACTCAAAGTGTCCGACATAGCGCCCACCATCCCCATCACTCCTGTACACATGACCGAAGCAG ACGGTGTTCCGCTTCAGCTGTGCGAGCAGCCCACCAACGGCTTAGTGTACTTCCGGGCCATGTGCAGCCTCAACACACTGCCCGAGGACCTGAAGCTTTATGTGCCGCTCTTTTGCAGCGTCATCACCAA GTTGGGCAGTGGCTCTATGGACTATCGTCAGCAGGCCCAACAGATGGACTTGAGGACTGGCGGCATGTCCGTGTCCACCCAAGTCATCCCTGACTGCACTCACATGGACATGTTCGAGCAG GGCGTCCTTctgtcctcctcctgcttggagCGGAACCTTCCCCATATGTTCCGGCTGTGGGGGGACATCTTCAACAGCCCCCGTTTTGATGACCAGGAGCGCTTGCGCGTGCTGGTGATGATGTCAGCACAGGAGCTGGCCAACGGGATCTCCGACTCCGGACACGTGTACGCCATGACGCGGGCCGGACACCTCCTGACGCCGGCCGGAGAACTCCTCGAAACATTTGATGGGATGGACCAG GTGAAGTTCATGAAGAGGATAGCGGAGATGTCGGACCTGACCCCAGTCCTCCGTATGCTCCCCAGGATCAAAAAGCACCTCCTCAACCCGAACAGCATGAG GTGTGCCATCAACGCCACGCCTCAGCAGACATCCGAATCGGTGGCCCACCTGGAGAGCTTCATGAAGGACGTGGCCGGCAACAGGAAGCGCTTCAAAGCCGTGCGGCCAAATGTCGTCGAG AGGCCGCTAGATGTCCGTAACGTCTCTGGAGCCAGCAGGACACTTGTGGCT CATCCAAATTTCCAGCCTTGTCACATGAAGACTTTCATCCAAATGCCATTTCCTGTCAACTTTGTCGGCGAGTCTGTGCGCACGGTCCCCTACAGCCACGAAGACTATGCCAG TCTTTGCGTGTTGGGAAGGATGATGACAGCCAAGTTTCTTCACGGGGAGATCCGAGAAAAGGGCGGGGCCTACGGTGGTGGAGCCAGAATGGGTGGAGGCGGCCTGTTCTCGTTTTACTCTTACAG GGATCCAAACTCGGTCCAGACGCTCTCCGCGTTTAGCAAAGGTGTCAACTGGGTCAAGTCGGCCAAGTTCACCCAGCAGGACATCGACGAAGCCAAGCTCTCCGTTTTCTCTACCGTCGACTCGCCTGTGGCGCCTTCGAGCAAAG GAATGTCAGTATTCCTGAGCGGAATCAATGACGAAATGAAGCAGCGGCACCGCGAGCGACTCTTTGACGTCACCCGGGAAAACCTGCTGGACGTGGCTGAGAG GTACCTGAGTGTCGGCAACAAGACGTGCGGCGTTTCCATCCTGGGCCCGGAGAACGATGTGATCAAGAAAGATCCATCATGGGTGGTAAAATAA
- the LOC127617017 gene encoding gap junction gamma-2 protein-like: MGTLCDVIFIGIGHNMSFFGKAWWLLLVLGRGLVLWPAALSLFGDEHDHFVCNTLQPGCSNICLDVFAPVSLFRLWLFQLIFLGFPQILFLIYVAHKSNAAPEWRTRSFRRFSVCAIVLRILVEVMFAAGQFLLFGTSFPKSVMCYEAPCSSGVECYVSRPTEKTLMLRLMLALAFLSILLSLLDLAGSANSVTRRKRRMKAKRISKEEQSNIHTATVQADRLLIARTIPSRSSRSGHGRLYDKKVVRTAPGVNRSLQDKRQWV, encoded by the exons ATGGGGACGCTCTGCGATGTAATCTTCATTGGCATCGGCCACAACATGTCCTTCTTCG GGAAGGCGTGGTGGCTGCTGCTGGTGTTGGGTCGCGGCCTGGTGCTGTGGCCGGCTGCCCTCAGCCTGTTCGGAGACGAGCACGACCACTTTGTGTGCAACACCCTCCAGCCCGGCTGCTCCAACATTTGCTTGGATGTCTTTGCCCCAGTCTCCCTTTTCCGCCTGTGGCTTTTCCAGCTCATCTTCCTCGGCTTCCCCCAAATTCTCTTCTTGATTTACGTTGCCCACAAAAGCAATGCTGCGCCCGAGTGGCGTACGCGGAGCTTCCGCCGTTTTTCTGTCTGCGCAATCGTCCTGCGCATCCTTGTGGAAGTAATGTTCGCCGCGGGCCAGTTCTTACTGTTCGGCACGTCGTTCCCGAAGAGTGTGATGTGCTACGAGGCCCCCTGCAGCTCGGGGGTGGAATGCTACGTCTCCCGGCCCACGGAGAAAACGCTCATGCTACGCCTGATGTTGGCGCTGGCCTTCCTGTCGATTCTTCTCAGCCTGCTGGACTTGGCCGGTTCAGCGAATTCAGTCACgagaaggaaaaggaggatGAAGGCAAAGAGGATAAGCAAAGAGGAGCAAAGCAACATTCACACGGCGACAGTACAAGCAGACAGGCTCCTGATAGCGAGGACTATTCCCAGTAGGAGCTCCAGGAGCGGACATGGACGCCTCTACGATAAAAAAGTGGTGCGGACCGCACCTGGTGTCAATCGATCTCTTCAAGACAAGCGGCAGTGGGTCTAA